The following are encoded together in the Humulus lupulus chromosome 5, drHumLupu1.1, whole genome shotgun sequence genome:
- the LOC133778164 gene encoding uncharacterized protein LOC133778164 isoform X3, whose amino-acid sequence MEVVYGKKGSSSSSSPAAAAASRSRLSPSAQLFTMSRPLGQLPALNSLTGASSLELFTPAPSNHFDSSDTISPLSSLNLEDELKPLSASIYPSFTHQSGFAVSALSSFDDFSDLVDPAVFPQYTFPSSQGYWDSPSPVQESLLDKDFNISSSKVSTASDVPSSSMLQKIPPGSMLGLSVTAKTFSPSSHSLSSGINLTENDVGSNNQSSSSRNISGKRVLCDYDKSLVEKSKEITNVKSISSKGSDPLVLEKSKLQFTSEDSPTDHVVMEQCGTVAGMENSSKRFDDNESDLDSPCWKGLQDSKKSPFKASESLNSHSLDNELDAGSSLSPQVPQLLPELPGSSNTTGSRHPELCIAPGSKTSALRNTAGSKPPGFNNVISYQYSNAINEPRKESSTLKISQSSSSLSSPQMVKLVDRVFTSNEMVVAEVNVEGYADGTKAFVNNSTEDLSVLAMGLQNSRKYSFRASKLLSSQSLDKELVSCSSLNPQAPQFVPSCAKVNVDYLQSNCAEDYFSSLLEGEHTKYNSSYKGKKLKDSYEAESKLLGSSNNGSKSPKLSNAAGFKTFGLRNTAGPQPPGFSNATGYQHSNAIHERRKESSMPKTLQSNSALSSLQIARPCLVDRVFTSKEMPVAEVYVEGYEDGLKDVVHNSKVDLSVLEVGIQSYIKSHSGASKLLSSSSLDNELVPGRSLNPQAPQFVPFRAKGNVDNLENYCGEDYSSSFLEGAHEKFNSSYKEQQLKDSYEAGSSKTPGSKSPELRNAGKIKTSGLHNIARSKPPGYQHSNVIHEHGKESSMLKNTKSSFEVSLPLQMVKPCLVDRVFASNEMSVTKVNAEGFADGTKDGVHDSTVDQSLLAMRVQKSMKSPFRVSESLNSHSHDNEMEAGSSLNPQAPQFFPSCAKENVDCFENTGVEDCFSSCAKTEYSFNLSYKGQQLNNSYEAGSKLPGSSNAAGLNTPGLRNAVGSKLPGSSDAAGLKIPGLLKVAGLKIPGILNSAGSKLPGSSNAAGLKTPGLINAAGSKLPAFSNANAYGHSNAIYEHGKESAKLKNSQSSSSLSFSQRVKPFLDDRIVTSKKMPVTDVNVSGFADRNKDVVHNNGTVNLPVLAMGHNPNLSSSGVGVVDDCSEVLQFLSQSLSKCPKINVATMINVISTLSELLLQNCSNDLDSLNEHEHEMIRHIINNLYELINHRVGEKAPMFDLAHAGSLDYLDKLTAIHEQANVDSQLTTTRGLFARHELDSRSDHDWHKSYPHLSTRKIQDVCPSSQDVGSDRGNNISPDFRKALKENHQLAEEVHPQALLNLWLEAEGALCSMKYENCILHMKLALDG is encoded by the exons ATGGAGGTGGTTTATGGCAAGAAAGGGTCTTCTTCATCATCGTCGCCGGCTGCAGCTGCGGCTTCGCGTTCCCGTTTGTCACCTTCGGCTCAACTTTTCACCATGAGCCGGCCTTTGGGTCAACTGCCGGCTTTGAATTCGTTGACCGGTGCTTCCAGTCTTGAACTCTTTACCCCTGCTCCAAGCAACCACTTCGACTCTTCTGATACCATTTCTCCGTTGTCTAGCCTCAATTTGGAAGATGAACTCAAACCATTATCGGCTTCAATTTATCCTAGTTTTACCCATCAATCTGGTTTTGCTGTATCGGCTTTGTCTTCTTTTGATGATTTTTCTGATTTGGTGGACCCAGCTGTGTTCCCTCAATACACATTTCCTTCTTCCCAAGGATATTGGGATTCTCCATCACCAGTTCAGGAAAGCTTGCTTGACAAAG ATTTTAATATAAGTTCTTCTAAGGTTTCGACTGCATCAGATGTGCCATCTTCATCAATGCTTCAAAAGATTCCTCCAG GTTCCATGCTGGGATTATCAGTCACCGCCAAGACTTTTTCACCATCGAGCCACAGTTTATCTTCAGGTATAAATTTGACTGAAAATGATGTCGGCAGTAATAACCAGAGTTCTTCTAGTAGAAATATATCTGGCAAAAGGGTGCTATGTGATTATGATAAAAGCCTCGTAGAAAAAAGCAAGGAAATAACCAATGTCAAGTCTATTTCTTCTAAGGGTTCTGACCCATTGGTGTTGGAAAAATCCAAGCTGCAATTTACTTCAGAAGATAGTCCCACTGATCATGTGGTGATGGAACAATGTGGCACCGTGGCAGGCATGGAAAACTCTTCAAAAAGGTTTGATGATAACGAATCTGATTTGGACTCGCCTTGTTGGAAAGGACTACAGGATTCTAAAAAATCTCCCTTCAAAGCTTCAGAGTCTTTGAACTCACACTCTCTTGATAATGAGTTGGATGCAGGTAGCAGTTTGAGCCCACAAGTGCCTCAATTACTTCCAGAGCTTCCTGGTTCGAGCAATACAACCGGATCAAGGCATCCTGAATTGTGTATTGCACCTGGATCAAAGACTTCTGCGTTGCGCAACACAGCTGGATCAAAACCTCCTGGGTTCAACAATGTAATTAGCTATCAATATTCTAATGCAATTAATGAACCTAGAAAAGAATCTTCCACGCTTAAAATCTCACAAAGTAGTTCTTCACTCAGTTCGCCACAAATGGTTAAACTTGTTGACAGAGTCTTTACATCAAATGAGATGGTTGTTGCAGAAGTGAATGTTGAAGGTTATGCAGATGGAACTAAGGCTTTTGTGAATAATAGTACAGAAGATCTATCAGTTCTTGCAATGGGACTCCAGAATTCTAGAAAATATTCCTTCAGAGCTTCAAAGTTGTTGAGCTCACAATCTCTTGATAAAGAGTTGGTGTCATGTAGCAGTTTGAACCCACAAGCACCTCAATTTGTCCCTTCTTGTGCCAAAGTAAATGTAGATTATTTACAGAGTAATTGTGCTGAAGACTATTTTTCATCATTATTGGAGGGTGAACATACAAAATATAATTCATCATACAAAGGGAAAAAACTTAAGGATTCTTATGAAGCTGAATCTAAGCTTCTTGGATCAAGCAATAATGGATCAAAGTCTCCTAAATTGTCCAATGCAGCTGGATTTAAGACTTTTGGATTGCGAAACACAGCTGGACCACAGCCTCCTGGATTCAGCAATGCAACTGGCTATCAACATTCCAATGCAATACATGAACGCAGAAAAGAATCTTCCATGCCAAAAACACTACAAAGTAATTCTGCACTCAGTTCTCTGCAAATAGCTAGACCATGTCTTGTTGACAGAGTCTTTACATCAAAGGAGATGCCTGTTGCAGAAGTATATGTTGAAGGATATGAGGATGGATTGAAGGATGTTGTGCATAATAGTAAAGTAGATCTATCAGTCCTTGAAGTCGGAATCCAAAGTTATATAAAATCTCACTCCGGAGCTTCAAAGTTGTTGAGCTCATCCTCGCTTGATAATGAGTTGGTACCAGGTCGCAGTTTGAACCCGCAAGCGCCTCAATTTGTCCCTTTTCGTGCCAAAGGAAATGTAGATAATTTAGAGAATTACTGTGGTGAAGATTATAGTTCATCATTCTTGGAGGGTGCACATGAAAAGTTTAATTCATCATACAAAGAGCAACAACTTAAAGATTCTTATGAAGCTGGATCGAGCAAGACACCTGGATCAAAGTCTCCTGAATTGCGCAATGCAGGTAAAATAAAAACTTCTGGATTGCACAATATAGCTAGATCAAAACCTCCTGGCTATCAACATTCTAATGTAATTCATGAACATGGAAAAGAATCTTCCATGCTAAAAAACACAAAAAGTAGTTTTGAAGTCAGTTTGCCGCTGCAGATGGTAAAACCATGTCTTGTTGACAGAGTCTTCGCATCAAATGAGATGTCTGTTACAAAAGTGAATGCTGAAGGCTTTGCAGATGGAACTAAGGATGGTGTGCATGACAGTACAGTAGATCAATCACTTCTTGCAATGAGAGTTCAGAAGTCTATGAAATCTCCCTTCAGAGTTTCAGAGTCTTTAAACTCACACTCTCATGATAATGAGATGGAGGCAGGTAGCAGTTTGAACCCACAAGCGCCTCAATTTTTCCCTTCTTGTGCCAAAGAAAATGTAGATTGTTTTGAGAATACGGGTGTTGAAGATTGTTTTTCATCTTGTGCGAAGACTGAATATTCATTTAATTTGTCATACAAAGGGCAACAACTTAATAATTCTTATGAAGCTGGATCAAAGCTTCCTGGATCGAGCAATGCAGCTGGATTAAATACTCCTGGACTGCGTAATGCAGTTGGATCAAAGCTTCCTGGATCAAGTGATGCAGCTGGATTAAAGATTCCTGGACTGCTCAAAGTAGCTGGATTAAAGATTCCTGGAATACTCAATTCAGCTGGATCAAAGCTTCCAGGATCGAGCAATGCAGCTGGATTAAAGACTCCTGGACTGATCAATGCAGCTGGATCAAAGCTTCCTGCATTCAGCAATGCAAATGCCTATGGACATTCTAATGCAATTTATGAACATGGAAAAGAATCTGCCAAGCTTAAAAACTCACAAAGTAGTTCTTCACTCAGTTTTTCACAAAGGGTTAAACCATTTCTTGATGACAGAATCGTCACATCAAAAAAGATGCCTGTTACAGACGTGAATGTTTCAGGCTTTGCAGATAGAAATAAGGATGTGGTGCACAACAATGGCACTGTAAATCTGCCAGTCCTTGCAATGGGGCACAATCCAAACTTATCCTCTTCTGGAGTTGGTGTTGTTGATGATTGTAGTGAAGTACTTCAATTTCTATCTCAGTCTCTGTCTAAATGCCCAAAAATAAATGTTGCCACTATGATTAATGTAATAAGTACTCTGTCAGAGTTGCTCCTTCAAAATTGCTCCAATGATTTAGATTCATTGAATGAGCATGAGCATGAAATGATCCGGCATATAATCAATAATCTTTATGAGCTTATAAATCACAGGGTTGGAGAAAAGGCTCCAATGTTTGATTTGGCACATGCAGGCAGTCTGGATTATCTTGATAAGTTGACAGCAATCCATGAG CAGGCAAACGTGGATTCCCAACTAACAACTACAAGAGGTCTTTTTGCTCGTCATGAGCTTGACAGCCGAAGTGACCATGATTGGCATAAGAGTTATCCTCATCTGTCCACCAGGAAAATACAAGATGTCTGCCCTTCATCTCAAGATGTGGGCTCTGACAGGGGCAATAACATTAGTCCT GATTTTAGAAAAGCACTGAAAGAAAATCACCAGCTTGCTGAGGAGGTACACCCACAAGCATTATTGAATTTGTGGCTCGAAGCTGAAGGAGCTTTATGTTCCATGAAGTATGAGAACTGCATTTTGCACATGAAATTAGCATTGGATGGATAG